The proteins below are encoded in one region of Eulemur rufifrons isolate Redbay chromosome 2, OSU_ERuf_1, whole genome shotgun sequence:
- the JUND gene encoding transcription factor JunD, which yields METPFYGDEALSGLGGGGGSGSGGSFASPGRLFPGAPPTAAAGSMMKKDALTLSLSEQVAAALKPAAAPPPAPLRADGAPSTSPPDGLLASPDLGLLKLASPELERLIIQSNGLVTTTPTSTQFLYPKVAASEEQEFAEGFVKALEDLHKQNQLGAGAAATAAAAAAAAAAAGGPSGTAAGSAPSGELAPAAAASETPVYANLSSYAGSAGAAGGAATVAFATEPVPFPPPPPPGALGPPRLAALKDEPQTVPDVPNFGESPPLSPIDMDTQERIKAERKRLRNRIAASKCRKRKLERISRLEEKVKTLKSQNTELASTASLLREQVAQLKQKVLSHVNSGCQLLPQHQVPAY from the coding sequence ATGGAAACACCCTTCTACGGCGATGAAGCGCTGAGCGGcctgggcggcggcggcggcagtggCAGCGGCGGCAGCTTCGCGTCCCCGGGCCGCCTGTTCCCTGGGGCGCCCCCGACGGCGGCGGCCGGCAGCATGATGAAGAAGGACGCGCTGACGCTGAGCCTGAGCGAGCAGGTGGCGGCGGCGCTCAAGCCGGCGGCCGCGCCGCCTCCGGCCCCCTTGCGCGCCGACGGCGCCCCCAGCACCTCACCCCCCGACGGCCTGCTCGCCTCCCCAGACCTGGGGCTGCTCAAGCTCGCCTCCCCCGAGCTCGAGCGCCTCATCATCCAGTCCAACGGGCTGGTCACCACCACGCCGACCAGCACGCAGTTCCTCTACCCCAAGGTGGCGGCCAGCGAGGAGCAGGAGTTCGCCGAGGGCTTCGTCAAGGCCCTGGAAGATTTGCACAAGCAGAACCAGCTCGGCGCGGGCGCGGCCGCTactgccgccgccgctgccgccgccgccgccgccgccggggggCCCTCGGGTACAGCCGCGGGCTCCGCGCCCTCCGGCGAGCTGGCCCCGGCGGCAGCCGCGTCCGAGACACCCGTCTACGCGAACCTGAGCAGCTACGCAGGCAGCGCCGGGGCCGCGGGGGGCGCTGCGACGGTCGCCTTCGCCACGGAGCCGGTGCCCTTCCCACCGCCGCCACCCCCGGGCGCGCTGGGGCCGCCGCGCCTCGCCGCGCTCAAGGATGAGCCACAGACGGTGCCCGACGTGCCGAACTTCGGCGAGAGCCCGCCGCTGTCGCCCATCGACATGGACACGCAGGAGCGCATCAAGGCAGAGCGCAAGCGGCTGCGCAATCGCATCGCCGCCTCCAAGTGCCGCAAGCGCAAGCTGGAGCGCATCTCGCGCCTTGAGGAGAAAGTGAAGACCCTCAAGAGCCAGAACACGGAGCTGGCGTCCACAGCGAGCCTGCTGCGGGAGCAGGTGGCGCAGCTCAAGCAGAAAGTCCTCAGCCACGTCAACAGCGGCTGCCAGCTGCTGCCCCAGCACCAGGTGCCCGCGTACTGA